The genomic region GAGATCGCCTGCGGCCAGGGCGATTTCCTGAAGCTGGTCTGCGCCGGGGCCGGCAGCGTCGGCACGGGTTTCGACCCCAGTTTCCGCGGCGGCGAACCCGGCGCGAACCTGGCCATCCGCCGCGAGTACTTCGGAGTGAGCCCGCTCGGCCGCGCGCCCGACCTGGTCTGTTCGCGCCACGCGCTCGAACATATGGACGCCCCCGCCGACTTCGTGCACATGATGCGTGACGCCGTGCCGGCCGGCAGCAGCCCGGTCTTCTTCTGCGAGGTTCCCAACTCGCTGTACAGCCTGCGCGACGGCGGCGTCTGGGACTTCATCTACGAGCACGTTTCGTACTTCAACGCCCGCAGCCTCGCCGCCTGCTTTGAGCGCGCCGGCCTTCGCGTGACCCGCACCTGGGAGACGTTTGCCGGCCAGTTCCTCTGCCTGGAGGCGATCGGCGAGTCGGCGCCGGCCGCACTTGCGCCGGCGCAACTGGCGACGGTCCCCGCCGGCGATGACCTGCTGACGATGGCCGCCGGCCTCGGCGACGAGGTCGACCGGCTGCTGGCCCACTGGCGCCGCGAGTTCGCGCGCATCGCCCAGGCCGGCGGACGCGTCGCCGTCTGGGGTTCGGGCAGCAAGGGCGTCACCTTCCTGAACCTGATGGGCGCCGACGGCGCCATCGGCGTGCCCGTCGACATCAACCCCGCCAAGCACGGCCTCTTCCTGCCGGGCGTCGGCCGCCAGGTGGTGGCGCCCGAGGCGCTGCCCGGCCTCGACATCGCGCTGGTGCTGGTGATGAACCCAGTGTATGCGCAGGAGATCGAGGGGATGGTGCGGGGGTTGGGGCTGCAGGCGCCTGTCGGCACGGTCTGAGTCCGGGGTCCGTGTGGTCGACCCAGGGTCCCCGCGAGCCTGCTGCTGGTGACGAAGCCGATGTCCCGTGCCACCAGTTGTTGACGCCCGTCTTTGCACACATTCCCGCTGGTTTCCCGGCCAATGACTGGATGCGCAGTCTGGGATCGCCGCTTTGAATGAATGCCCGACACCTCGCCTCGGGGTACGCTGCCTGCACCGCCCGGGGGTACTACTCTTCACGAGTGCTACCTCCCATGGTAACACCATTGACGATGATCCGGCGTGGCGGCTATGTCTTCATCACTTGGGTCGGTGACCATCCGCCGCGCTTTGTGCACGTCT from bacterium harbors:
- a CDS encoding methyltransferase domain-containing protein; translation: MSGADRVSGFVSGASCLACGSARVERFLALGGVPVFCNVLWSERAAAQAAPRGDLDLGICADCGHVYNLAFDPELVRYAEGYENSLHHSPRFQAYAEELALDLRRRHGLDGKHVVEIACGQGDFLKLVCAGAGSVGTGFDPSFRGGEPGANLAIRREYFGVSPLGRAPDLVCSRHALEHMDAPADFVHMMRDAVPAGSSPVFFCEVPNSLYSLRDGGVWDFIYEHVSYFNARSLAACFERAGLRVTRTWETFAGQFLCLEAIGESAPAALAPAQLATVPAGDDLLTMAAGLGDEVDRLLAHWRREFARIAQAGGRVAVWGSGSKGVTFLNLMGADGAIGVPVDINPAKHGLFLPGVGRQVVAPEALPGLDIALVLVMNPVYAQEIEGMVRGLGLQAPVGTV